Proteins found in one Bicyclus anynana chromosome 24, ilBicAnyn1.1, whole genome shotgun sequence genomic segment:
- the LOC128199443 gene encoding cytochrome P450 4C1-like, with protein sequence MWIVILLLVALACCTAWWVITNKDEPPAYPGYLPLIGHAHLLIGDTIIVADPNDFLKVANTCFQKDEIYEYAKPWVGNGLATSDALLWKAHRKMLNPAFNPAVLDGFMEMFNSQARRLVKSLEVEAGRGPFDHWAYSRSNALETICFGALGMDFRDKKELFDEYANATEELFSIFSKRFLMIWLHSDFMYNRSELKKRQDKLLTIVHNMSNDILKKKKADLLNCDNVEDKKKGKETIFKPFLDLILELSKERGTFNDEEIREHVDTIIMAGYDASAIVVTYVLVLVGSYPHIQEKVCEELHEVFGDEDRDVTKQDLSKLVYIDAVFKETMRFYPVAPVVARHLDKDIKLRNCTLSKGRTCFMSIYGVHRHPVWGLDAEEFKPERWLDPATLPDVPNAFAGFSMGRRNCIGQAYAGMSIRIILSHIFRNYKVYGDHTKMVAKIDVLLKPVSGYHVQIKKRNK encoded by the exons ATGTGGATAGTGATACTTCTGCTAGTTGCTTTGGCGTGTTGCACTGCGTGGTGGGTGATCACCAACAAAGATGAACCACCGGCGTATCCTGGCTACCTGCCTCTGATAGGGCACGCTCATCTACTCATTGGAGAcactataa TTGTAGCCGACCCGAACGACTTCTTGAAAGTTGCTAACACATGCTTCCAAAAGGACGAGATCTACGAATACGCGAAGCCCTGGGTGGGCAATGGACTGGCCACTAGTGATG caTTATTATGGAAAGCCCATCGGAAAATGTTGAACCCGGCGTTCAACCCAGCAGTACTGGATGGGTTCATGGAAATGTTCAACAGTCAAGCTCGGCGACTGGTGAAGTCTCTGGAGGTAGAGGCAGGGAGAGGACCGTTCGATCACTGGGCTTACAGTCGAAGTAATGCTCTGGAAACTATATGTT TCGGAGCTTTAGGAATGGACTTTAGAGACAAAAAGGAACTCTTTGACGAATACGCCAATGCCACAGAAGAGCTTTTCAGTATCTTTTCGAAAAGGTTCCTGATGATCTGGTTGCACAGCGACTTCATGTACAACCGGTCCGAGTTGAAGAAGAGACAAGACAAGTTGCTGACAATCGTGCACAATATGTCAAACGAT ATtctaaaaaagaagaaagcagATCTCTTGAATTGTGATAATGTGGAAGACaagaaaaaaggaaaag AAACAATATTCAAACCATTCTTGGATCTCATCCTAGAACTGTCAAAGGAAAGAGGAACATTCAACGATGAGGAGATTCGAGAACACGTCGATACCATAATTATGGCTGGTTATGATGCTTCAGCCATCGTGGTTACGTATGTTTTAGTGCTGGTTGGATCCTACCCTCACATCCAGGAGAAAGTTTGTGAAga GTTACACGAAGTTTTTGGAGACGAAGATAGAGATGTGACAAAACAAGATCTATCAAAGCTGGTGTATATAGATGCTGTATTCAAAGAAACCATGCGGTTTTATCCGGTAGCGCCCGTTGTAGCAAGACATCTCGACAAAGACATCAAACTAC GAAATTGCACTCTCTCGAAAGGTAGGACATGTTTTATGTCCATTTATGGAGTCCATAGACATCCCGTGTGGGGTCTAGATGCAGAAGAATTTAAGCCCGAGCGTTGGCTGGACCCCGCAACTCTGCCAGATGTCCCCAACGCGTTCGCAGGGTTCAGCATGGGAAGAAGGAATTGCATAG GTCAAGCTTACGCCGGGATGTCAATACGGATTATTCTGAGCCACATTTTCCGCAATTACAAGGTCTATGGCGACCACACCAAGATGGTGGCAAAAATCGACGTTTTGCTAAAGCCTGTATCGGGGTACCatgtacaaattaaaaagagaaataaataa